The Carnobacterium divergens genome includes a window with the following:
- a CDS encoding cysteine desulfurase family protein, with product MIYFDNSATTKIDDSVLKTYLKVSEEIMGNPSSLHGLGDASTGLLQQARKQIAELLNTSMEEIYFTSGGTEGDNWAVKGTAIEKRKFGKHLITTAIEHPAVKESMEQLKMLGFDITYLPVNKEGVVSVKALKKELRSDTTLVSIMAVNNEIGSVQPLEEIGEVLKAYPKVHFHVDAVQAIGKIPLDLSTNSRIDIATFSGHKFHAPRGTGFMYLKKGKKLAPLLNGGGQESGKRSGTENVAGITALSKALRLVLTDPKEKQLRQLEIKEYLMDQLDSYAKVTLFSTKEGAPHILCFALRGIRGEVMVHAFEKKGIYISTTSACSSRSQTSGSTLSAMHVPENIATSAVRVSLNDTNTIEEAQQFIKEFDALYRQFRDIH from the coding sequence ATGATTTACTTTGATAATAGTGCAACGACTAAAATAGACGACAGTGTTTTGAAAACCTATTTAAAAGTTAGTGAAGAAATAATGGGGAATCCATCTAGCTTACATGGTCTAGGAGACGCTTCTACAGGTTTACTTCAGCAAGCAAGAAAGCAAATTGCTGAACTTTTAAACACTTCAATGGAAGAAATTTACTTTACAAGTGGCGGAACAGAAGGCGACAACTGGGCTGTTAAAGGAACGGCAATTGAAAAACGTAAATTTGGAAAACATCTAATTACGACGGCGATTGAACACCCGGCTGTAAAAGAATCGATGGAACAATTAAAAATGCTTGGATTTGATATTACTTATTTGCCCGTTAACAAAGAAGGGGTTGTTTCCGTTAAGGCGTTAAAAAAAGAACTTCGCTCAGATACTACTTTAGTTTCAATCATGGCTGTTAATAATGAAATAGGGAGCGTTCAGCCGTTAGAAGAAATTGGCGAAGTCTTAAAAGCTTATCCAAAAGTACATTTTCACGTCGATGCAGTACAGGCAATTGGAAAAATTCCACTTGATTTATCGACAAACTCAAGAATCGATATCGCTACCTTTTCTGGGCATAAATTCCATGCTCCCAGAGGAACAGGTTTTATGTATTTGAAGAAAGGGAAAAAACTCGCGCCTCTTTTAAATGGCGGTGGGCAAGAGTCGGGCAAGAGAAGCGGAACTGAAAATGTTGCTGGGATTACGGCACTGTCAAAGGCACTACGTCTAGTATTGACTGATCCAAAAGAAAAACAATTGCGTCAACTTGAAATCAAAGAATACTTGATGGATCAGTTAGACAGCTATGCTAAAGTAACCTTGTTTTCAACGAAAGAAGGCGCGCCTCATATTTTGTGCTTTGCACTAAGAGGAATCCGTGGTGAAGTAATGGTTCATGCTTTTGAGAAAAAAGGCATCTACATTTCCACCACCAGTGCGTGTTCAAGTAGAAGTCAAACAAGCGGAAGTACCTTGTCTGCAATGCATGTGCCTGAAAATATTGCTACAAGTGCAGTCAGAGTTAGCTTAAATGATACTAATACAATAGAAGAAGCTCAACAATTTATCAAAGAATTTGATGCACTATACCGTCAGTTTCGCGATATCCACTAA
- a CDS encoding septation ring formation regulator EzrA, translating to MNFIFVLIGIILLALLIYGVGFILKKRHFSKIDELETRKIALMDKPVIDEINKIKKLQLTGQTEKSFKDWNAAWENIATVSFPDIENYLFDAEQATDRLKLIKAQKAEDAALHIINETEESIKKIQLALKKLVESEEKNRLEIKKVQEKYQDIRKKLLTQSFSFGPALENLERRLTFLELDFSKFTELTSSGDHIEAKEVLDRVSQDTNELHRVAELVPTIYKELTVEDTDQVKEIKEGYQQLVAENYRFLDIDIPKEIQEIERAIEVGMEFVEKVEVDEAKEHLAELDTKIDHLYDVMENEIDSKAFVISQKQLVSEYLDHVIVNNRKLLIEIDRVSQSYTLNQDETGSANKIESELEDLKTAFELSSQEIEQDEAIYSVIAESYEKMGDRLEEIEKTQQELNSNLLHLRKEEMDAQAKLDEFEFEMRGLKRYVEKQHLPGLPPDYLELFFATTNRIEQLAKELNKLKIDMKEITRLCFLCQDDVTLIKEKTEEIVDSALLTEYMMQYANRYRHSNEGIAQAIDDTLKLFNHEFQYKEALETISTTLETAEPGAYKKVESSYFEDKEAKH from the coding sequence ATGAATTTTATATTTGTATTAATCGGCATTATTTTATTAGCATTACTCATTTACGGGGTAGGTTTTATTTTAAAGAAACGACATTTCAGCAAAATAGACGAACTTGAAACAAGAAAAATCGCATTGATGGATAAACCTGTAATCGATGAAATCAACAAAATAAAAAAATTGCAGTTAACAGGTCAAACTGAAAAATCATTTAAAGATTGGAATGCAGCTTGGGAGAACATTGCCACGGTTAGCTTTCCAGATATTGAAAATTACTTATTTGATGCTGAACAAGCAACGGATCGCTTAAAGCTAATTAAAGCGCAAAAAGCTGAAGATGCTGCATTACACATAATTAATGAAACAGAAGAAAGTATCAAAAAAATTCAATTAGCATTAAAAAAATTGGTTGAAAGTGAAGAAAAAAACCGCTTAGAGATCAAAAAAGTACAAGAAAAATATCAAGACATTCGTAAGAAGTTGTTGACTCAAAGTTTTTCTTTTGGACCGGCATTGGAAAATTTAGAGCGTCGTTTAACTTTTCTAGAATTGGATTTTTCTAAATTTACAGAACTAACTTCTTCAGGAGACCACATTGAAGCAAAAGAAGTTTTAGATCGTGTGTCGCAAGATACCAACGAGTTACATCGGGTAGCAGAACTGGTTCCAACGATTTACAAAGAGCTTACGGTTGAAGATACTGATCAAGTGAAAGAAATTAAAGAAGGGTATCAGCAATTAGTAGCTGAAAATTATCGTTTTTTAGACATTGATATTCCAAAAGAAATTCAAGAGATTGAACGTGCTATTGAAGTGGGCATGGAGTTTGTTGAAAAGGTTGAAGTTGACGAAGCGAAAGAACATTTAGCAGAGTTGGACACAAAGATTGACCACTTATATGATGTCATGGAAAATGAAATTGATTCAAAAGCCTTTGTAATAAGCCAAAAACAATTAGTTTCTGAATATTTAGATCATGTAATTGTCAACAACCGTAAATTATTGATTGAAATTGATCGTGTCTCTCAAAGCTACACTTTAAATCAAGATGAAACAGGAAGTGCGAATAAAATTGAATCTGAACTAGAAGATTTAAAAACGGCATTTGAGTTATCTTCACAAGAGATTGAACAAGATGAAGCCATTTATTCAGTCATTGCAGAAAGCTATGAAAAAATGGGCGATCGATTAGAAGAGATTGAAAAAACACAACAAGAACTAAACAGCAACTTGCTTCATTTACGCAAAGAAGAGATGGATGCGCAAGCAAAATTAGATGAGTTTGAATTTGAAATGCGTGGTCTTAAACGTTATGTTGAAAAACAACATTTACCAGGACTGCCCCCTGACTACCTAGAATTGTTCTTTGCTACAACGAATCGAATTGAGCAATTGGCTAAAGAACTAAACAAATTAAAAATTGACATGAAAGAAATCACACGTCTGTGTTTCCTATGTCAAGATGATGTTACGTTAATCAAGGAAAAAACAGAAGAGATTGTGGATAGTGCTTTATTAACTGAGTACATGATGCAGTATGCAAACCGTTACCGTCATTCAAATGAAGGAATCGCACAAGCCATTGATGATACATTGAAATTATTCAATCATGAATTTCAATATAAAGAAGCTCTAGAAACTATTTCAACAACGCTTGAAACGGCTGAGCCTGGTGCGTACAAAAAAGTTGAGTCTTCATACTTTGAAGATAAAGAAGCAAAACATTAA